The Larimichthys crocea isolate SSNF chromosome XI, L_crocea_2.0, whole genome shotgun sequence genome has a segment encoding these proteins:
- the fam89a gene encoding protein FAM89A: MNGKSANGSLGGMACIEGLPPLPKSLSGLLNSSGGSWREMERMYVKKTMIQDDLSRGRNNTDNLLANKPANLDAALALLRKEMVGLRQQDMSLLCQLWSLHESIQEYKGSCQDLSAASSLSMMENGYFDEDDEYYPEPGATPTGEQPDGDVGDGTATMAAGKNGSGKDDSWDSFHVTI; this comes from the exons ATGAACGGTAAGTCAGCGAACGGCTCTCTGGGAGGGATGGCCTGCATCGAGGGGCTGCCCCCGCTGCCGAAGAGCCTGAGCGGCTTGCTGAACTCGAGCGGCGGCTCCTGGAGAGAAATGGAGAGGATGTACGTGAAGAAAACCATGATCCAGGACGACCTGAGCCGAGGCAGGAACAACACCGACAACCTGCTGGCCAACAAGCCGGCCAACCTCGACGCTGCTCTGGCTCTCCTACGGAAAGAGATG GTTGGTTTGCGTCAGCAGGACATGTCCCTGCTGTGCCAGCTGTGGTCGCTCCACGAGTCTATCCAGGAGTACAAGGGCAGCTGCCAGGACCTGAGCGCCGCCTCCAGCCTCAGCATGATGGAGAACGGCTACTTCGACGAGGATGATGAGTATTACCCGGAGCCTGGCGCCACTCCCACCGGGGAGCAGCCGGATGGAGACGTCGGAGACGGGACCGCCACAATGGCAGCGGGCAAGAACGGAAGCGGCAAAGACGACAGCTGGGACTCCTTTCACGTTACCATCTGA
- the sprtn gene encoding DNA-dependent metalloprotease SPRTN, translating into MDEDFLLAVQLQEQFNDEYETSLFPSNGFEDNSLGQSSKKRKVEVGADVVPYWKQPAVRPERPLSIVDETWEMLDPNPDVRAMFLEFNDTFFWGKLCGVEVKWSPRMTLCAGVCSYEGRGGLCSIRLSEPLLKLRPRKDLVETLLHEMIHALLFVTQNNRDRDGHGPEFCKHMNRINSATGTKISIYHSFHDEVDVYRQHWWKCNGPCQNRKPYFGFVKRAMNRAPSSLDPWWEDHRRTCGGTYTKVKEPEGYGKKGKKDGKKDGKTSEKKAPGNGKPSSTTPAPGSQDIRNIIPFSGKGFLLGGSSQPSSKPLVPVVTTSSSSPVSSPKKPCTASSPAKSISSPVHNKGLSGAFPSIRPATSTGLKPPTKRSVSNTRVFVNINGSPVRLSKPHGSSSSSQEANKIKQRSIEDLFSSTSFRKSGSLSSTSNTETKKDSLTSPNRAASSSFPKQQSTHSASSPRTSNPSSSQSKSSVVSTGTKGSPVKPTQSKYFNHLNGDSTSGAAGGGQPSRKRPWDDRSSSATIFNFFTKTLGGDSAASRESAKTTSPAMQQRTATATTTSSSSSSASSLHSSAGLHSVSSSSSSSSALMVSCPVCQAKVQESKINQHLDSCLS; encoded by the exons ATGGATGAAGACTTCCTGCTCGCCGTGCAGCTGCAGGAGCAGTTCAACGACGAGTACGAGACCTCGTTGTTTCCATCAAACGGGTTTGAGGATAACAGCCTCGGACAAAGCAGTAAGAAACGGAAGGTGGAGGTAGGAGCCGATGTTGTGCCCTACTGGAAGCAGCCGGCTGTCCGGCCCGAGAGGCCGCTGTCTATCGTGGACGAGACGTGGGAGATGCTGGACCCCAACCCCGATGTCAGAGCCATGTTTCTGGAGTTTAACGACACTTTCTTCTGGGGGAAACTCTGCGGGGTGGAGGTGAAGTGGAGCCCAAGAATGACACT gtgtgctggtgtgtgttccTACGAGGGCCGAGGTGGACTGTGTTCAATCCGACTCAGTGAGCCTCTGCTGAAGCTCAGGCCGCGAAAAGACCTGGTGGAG aCTCTCCTTCATGAAATGATTCACGCGCTGCTGTTTGTGACCCAGAACAACAGAGACCGAGACGGCCACGGCCCAGAGTTCTGCAAACACATGAACCGGATCAACAGTGCCACCGGGACAAAGATTTCT ATCTACCACAGTTTCCATGATGAGGTCGACGTGTACCGGCAGCACTGGTGGAAATGCAACGGGCCCTGCCAGAACCGCAAACCTTACTTTGGCTTTGTGAAAAGGGCCATGAACCGGGCTCCATCTTCTCTGGACCCCTGGTGGGAGGACCACAGGAGGACATGTGGAGGGACCTACACTAAGGTCAAGGAGCCTGAAGGatatggaaaaaaaggaaagaaggatggTAAAAAGGATGGGAAGACCTCAGAGAAGAAGGCCCCGGGAAATGGAAAGCCTTCAAGTACAACTCCAG CTCCTGGATCACAGGACATAAGGAACATTATCCCATTTAGTGGCAAAGGTTTCCTACTCGGAGGGAGTTCACAGCCCTCATCTAAACCACTGGTGCCTGTTGTGACAACATCCTCGTCCAGCCCCGTCTCCTCTCCGAAGAAACCCTGCACGGCTTCATCTCCAGCCAAAAGTATCAGTTCTCCTGTTCATAACAAAGGACTCTCTGGTGCCTTTCCCTCCATCAGACCAGCTACCTCCACGGGGCTGAAGCCACCTACAAAGAGGTCAGTCAGTAACACAAGGGTTTTTGTCAACATCAACGGCTCGCCTGTGAGATTATCCAAACCccacggcagcagcagcagtagccaagaagcaaacaaaatcaaacagagGTCCATTGAAGACCTCTTCAGCAGCACAAGCTTCAGGAAGTCAGGGAGTTTATCCTCCAcctcaaacacagaaactaaaaaAGACTCGCTGACATCACCAAACCGTgctgcttcttcctccttccctaAACAACAAAGTACCCATTCAGCTTCCTCTCCCAGAACATCTAACCCTAGTTCTAGTCAGTCCAAGTCTTCTGTAGTTTCAACAGGAACCAAAGGGAGCCCAGTTAAACCGACACAGTCCAAGTATTTCAATCATTTGAATGGTGACAGTACATCAGGAGCCGCTGGTGGGGGTCAGCCATCGAGGAAGAGGCCGTGGGACGACCGCAGCAGCTCTGCAACCATCTTTAACTTCTTCACGAAGACGTTAGGCGGCGATTCAGCGGCATCAAGGGAGTCGGCGAAGACAACATCACCTGCAATGCAGCAAAGAACTGCCACTGCAAccaccacttcctcctcctcctcctcagcttccTCCCTACATTCCTCGGCAGGACTGCACAGTgtttcctcctcgtcttcctcctcctctgcactgaTGGTCAGCTGTCCTGTGTGCCAAGCCAAGGTGCAGGAGTCAAAGATCAACCAGCATCTTGACTCCTGCCTCTCCTGA